The Arabidopsis thaliana chromosome 5, partial sequence genomic interval aaaactgaaaagCAGTGATCAGTGGTATCATATCAACCGCTAAGAACAACTTGTTCCATGAGACCTCCTTAGGCTCAATCTTAGTCGTAACCCAAATCTCCATCCTCCATAAATCGAAGCGCTTAATCAACACCGCAAGCTGTTCTTCTCTAACACTAGAGAGAATCACAGTATCATCAGAATGAGAGTGAAAGGGCAGGTGAAGACGCGGTCCAAATCTCTCTGTTGTAAAGTCAAAACAGATCAAGAAGTCAGGAGGATCATCTATTCTTTCTCCTCTTATATTTATCTCTCTAGCAAACCAGTAAGTGTTTCCCTTGAGAGACACGCCTTGAGAATACGGTAATTCCCAGTCACGAGTGAAATAGAAAACATTCCATGAAGCAGAGTTAAAGTTGTAGATTTCAAACCAATAAATCCGGAAGCAGAAGGATTCTTTATGAAATAACAACATTTTGTTGGTACGAAGAgagttgttcttcttcttctcgtatCCGATAGCGTACTTGTCACAAAACTGGTAATTAGCTTTTCTAGGTTTGATCCACCTTGTTTGCCCTAAATGAGGGTTCGTAACCACAAGCTTGATGCCATCGTCGGTGAAGCCTAACAATAACAGTAAACCATTGCAgtgaaaaattatatatgtattattgAGTATGTCATCATCGTTTAGGCTAATGAGTTTAGCTTTATGCATGATAGATGATTTAATGTTGTTGTCGTCGTTTTCTTTGTGAATTCTATGGAGATTGACGCTCATTAAATAAACCTTAGAATCCATCATCATGACCACCAAACACTCATTTTcctttgttgttattgttttacCAAAGAGCTTCCTCGTAAAGCTATGATCGTTGGATAAAGTGTTCCAGTTTTTGCAAGTAGAGCTTACTGCTCTTATAGATTTTACCGGAACCCTAGAGATGATCTCCTCCACCAAATCATTTGGAAGATCGGACATCGCCATTGTCGTTTCTCAAAGTTTGGTCCTCTTTCTCTGACTAGGGGATTACCACTGGCGTGGCTTTATATCAACAAGATTAATGTTACTAAGATTTTTCTCTTAATCaatctcagtttttttttttttaaatgagtAATCTTCTATAtcttaaaagtaattaaaaggGGAAAACTCCTTACAAAAAAGCAagttatttaatattttttcacaaagcatagaacttttttttgtggcaagaaaaatacacatcaaacatttttcttttcttcttttcttcaattaaCAATGTCATGTGTTTTTTATATCAACAATAAATTAATCTGTCTATTTACCtgacaaatattaaataagtcggattttttttagaatattttcctaattaaaagtgtatttttgtttccaaacaGACCTCGCAAGAGAGAGCTTTACAAAATGATCATTGACATACAAGCAGAGAAAAAATTTGTTGGTACTCGGATGATAAGGCCGATTGATAGAGACTGTTAGATTTGGCTTTAAAGGCTTCgacttttaaaatttgagcTTAAGAGAATTTGGCTGTAGAAACTTTGACTGTTAAAATTGATTGGTAGAACAAAGTTGTAAAAGTTGTGactgttattttattattatatattaatattaactatataaaaaaaaaattatgtaacaatataattttattaatgataaaatttaaaaatatacaaaaattcataaataaatgaatacataaatattctgaagaaataaactaaacatatattgttcatttattttttaataaccaaACATTGCATTTAAAAGTTagtctttaaaaataaaattattaattaataaaatctttatttaaaataaatgacaaatgtttagaatttttttttctaaataaacatatttattaatatttattgtttcataccaaaatttaatatccaaacaCATTAGTAAATAGGATAATAATGAAgcaattaataaaataattgaatgacATATgagaaatgtatatattattttaaaatacgaatttgtttttgttttgtgcacCAAGAAAAAATACTAATTCTATAACTTTTTTACACTCAATTAATGGTaatgatgaaaaataaaataattattagtgAAATGGATCTTAGAAAAAAGGTagaaaattgataataattaatttattaaaagtattttgtGAAAAAGTACATGTAAACTTGTAGAGaagttttaattgttttggggagaagattaaaaaaaacttttaataatttattaggagaaaaaataagaaaaattgaaaatctagtttatgaggctttaaaaaagaaagagaataaagaagaaaaaataaaaaagactttgagaacttacaaaaaaaattaagtagAAAAAGCCtaattggcaaaaaaaaaagacttcaGCCTACTTTTAAAGTCTTGAAAGTCAGTAGCCAATCACCCCTTACAACTACATGCAAGAATACAATTTTGGAGTACTTTGTTGCTTCAACGGTAGTAAACCTGTGGCGAAGTATTGGAGAGCAATTAGCAGCAAACAAGGATCAAAGACTTAACGATTTGTCCTGAATGGTGCATCGAAGAAGACAAGGCCCATACTGATATCGTATTTGTAATACCAACTACCGATATCATATCACTGACAGCTTCATCAACCATTTCGATGATAATGACTAAAGCTGAAAAGACATACGTTAAGCAACATTGGCCCAAACCAACA includes:
- a CDS encoding F-box and associated interaction domains-containing protein (F-box and associated interaction domains-containing protein; CONTAINS InterPro DOMAIN/s: F-box domain, cyclin-like (InterPro:IPR001810), F-box domain, Skp2-like (InterPro:IPR022364), F-box associated domain, type 1 (InterPro:IPR006527), F-box associated interaction domain (InterPro:IPR017451); BEST Arabidopsis thaliana protein match is: F-box and associated interaction domains-containing protein (TAIR:AT5G36730.1); Has 1807 Blast hits to 1807 proteins in 277 species: Archae - 0; Bacteria - 0; Metazoa - 736; Fungi - 347; Plants - 385; Viruses - 0; Other Eukaryotes - 339 (source: NCBI BLink).), which codes for MAMSDLPNDLVEEIISRVPVKSIRAVSSTCKNWNTLSNDHSFTRKLFGKTITTKENECLVVMMMDSKVYLMSVNLHRIHKENDDNNIKSSIMHKAKLISLNDDDILNNTYIIFHCNGLLLLLGFTDDGIKLVVTNPHLGQTRWIKPRKANYQFCDKYAIGYEKKKNNSLRTNKMLLFHKESFCFRIYWFEIYNFNSASWNVFYFTRDWELPYSQGVSLKGNTYWFAREINIRGERIDDPPDFLICFDFTTERFGPRLHLPFHSHSDDTVILSSVREEQLAVLIKRFDLWRMEIWVTTKIEPKEVSWNKLFLAVDMIPLITAFQFCNVSFFIDEKKNVVVVLGKDVLNTRNIANIIGNDGYFKQVDLGESTNKYCYPLVCSYVPSSVQIKQATRVMHHHHIVLRAVVRAVRDSDRERKLNNGREHKISRRTRIHERILFRMLKLDEEAIGIRSRSVPRDRYQQGFASSPCRA